Proteins found in one Pontibacter sp. SGAir0037 genomic segment:
- a CDS encoding ABC transporter permease, whose translation MIRHLFKLIWNRKKSNFLLMTEIFFCFLVLFAVLSLVVYNVRNYNKPLGFSHENVWLLSMRPATDSTALNRQQLEQLLQRAKAFQEVENISLSSSNSPFSFSQMMNVVKYKDKEVTPNFYEVQDDFDKVMQLQVSRGRWFGAPDDASHHEPVVINKELQQRLFLEEDPLGKLIPKNDSVNYQVVGVVEHFRPGSEYTAEEPGMLTRINLPKNKDAFHGELLIRVKAGTGVTFEETMVKEFSGITKNWTLEVTTLEKMRQNKAKLAMVPLIALGVICGFLIFNVALGLFGVLWYNINSRNSEIGLRRALGASARQVYHQFIGEVLVLATFGLLLGIAFAVQIPLLQVFQVETEVYMDALLISVGIIYLLAISCAFYPSKQAAAIHPAIALHEE comes from the coding sequence CTCAGCCTGGTGGTGTACAACGTGCGCAACTATAACAAACCGCTTGGCTTTTCTCATGAGAATGTCTGGCTGCTGAGCATGCGGCCCGCCACAGACTCCACCGCTTTAAACCGACAGCAACTGGAGCAGTTACTACAGCGGGCAAAGGCCTTTCAGGAAGTAGAAAACATTTCCCTTTCCTCCAGCAACTCCCCTTTCTCATTCAGCCAGATGATGAATGTAGTGAAGTATAAGGATAAAGAGGTAACGCCAAATTTTTATGAGGTGCAGGACGATTTTGACAAGGTAATGCAACTGCAGGTAAGCCGGGGCCGCTGGTTTGGAGCCCCAGACGATGCCTCTCATCACGAACCCGTTGTTATAAACAAAGAACTGCAGCAACGGCTGTTTTTAGAAGAAGACCCTTTAGGAAAGCTTATTCCTAAAAACGATTCTGTTAATTACCAGGTGGTAGGCGTGGTCGAGCATTTCAGACCTGGCAGCGAGTATACAGCCGAGGAGCCCGGTATGCTCACACGAATCAACTTGCCTAAAAATAAAGATGCTTTTCACGGAGAGCTTCTGATACGGGTAAAGGCCGGCACAGGAGTAACCTTTGAAGAAACCATGGTGAAAGAGTTCTCAGGCATAACCAAAAACTGGACCTTGGAAGTAACTACCCTGGAGAAAATGCGGCAGAATAAAGCGAAACTGGCAATGGTTCCCCTGATCGCTTTAGGAGTAATCTGTGGTTTTCTGATTTTTAACGTGGCATTGGGCTTGTTTGGCGTGCTCTGGTATAACATTAACAGCCGTAACAGCGAGATTGGCCTACGCAGGGCATTGGGTGCTTCCGCCAGACAGGTATATCATCAGTTTATTGGGGAGGTGCTGGTACTGGCAACGTTTGGGCTACTGCTAGGAATAGCTTTTGCCGTTCAGATACCGCTACTACAGGTGTTCCAGGTAGAGACAGAGGTTTATATGGATGCGCTGCTTATCTCTGTTGGAATTATATACCTGTTGGCTATCAGCTGCGCCTTTTACCCCAGCAAGCAAGCCGCAGCCATACACCCGGCTATTGCCTTGCACGAAGAATAG
- a CDS encoding sigma-54 dependent transcriptional regulator, with translation MILIIDDDVAVRVSLSLLLKQKGFRSKEAASANEALQLAEQYPFELILMDMNFSIETTGHDGLQLLGQFKKLLPQIPVILITGWGSIGLAVEGMRAGAADFITKPWSNEYLLQSVQTALSLSSHKAGNDESLTRKKLDQQYDLRNIVGQDPRLLQILKKIGQIAPTDASVLIEGESGTGKELIAEAVHRNSLRKNQPFVKVNLGGISSSLFESEMFGHKRGAFTDAKADRTGRFEMANKGTIFLDEIGELDLNSQVKLLRVLQDRTYEVLGDSRSRKLDIRVVCATNRNLEQLVEEGKFREDLFYRINLIKVKLPSLRERPDDIPLLVQFFISNLKRTYNRPELEISQRALYWLKELPLPGNIRELKNLVERTVLVSESEILEAEDFQAQAQQGPAKAGDKALPAVGTMTLDEMEASMIRKSMLFYHNNISKVARALGLSRAALYRRLEKFGIPYDITD, from the coding sequence ATGATCCTGATTATAGACGACGATGTTGCTGTACGTGTCTCGCTGAGCCTGCTGCTTAAACAAAAAGGGTTCAGGAGTAAAGAGGCTGCCTCAGCGAATGAAGCCCTCCAGCTGGCGGAGCAGTATCCGTTTGAGCTTATTCTCATGGATATGAACTTCTCCATAGAGACTACCGGCCACGATGGGCTTCAGCTGCTTGGCCAGTTTAAAAAGCTCCTGCCACAGATACCTGTAATCCTTATAACAGGCTGGGGATCTATTGGGTTGGCAGTAGAAGGCATGCGTGCAGGCGCAGCCGACTTTATTACCAAACCCTGGAGCAACGAGTACCTGCTGCAGTCGGTGCAAACGGCCCTGAGCTTATCCAGCCATAAAGCAGGTAATGACGAAAGCCTTACCAGAAAAAAGCTCGACCAGCAATACGATTTGCGCAACATTGTAGGCCAGGACCCTCGCCTGCTGCAGATCCTAAAAAAAATCGGGCAGATAGCTCCTACTGATGCCTCTGTGCTGATTGAAGGCGAAAGCGGCACGGGCAAAGAGCTGATTGCGGAAGCGGTGCACCGGAACAGCCTCCGCAAAAATCAGCCATTTGTAAAAGTGAACCTGGGAGGTATATCCTCCAGCCTGTTCGAAAGCGAGATGTTCGGGCATAAGCGCGGAGCCTTTACCGATGCCAAAGCCGACCGTACGGGCCGTTTCGAAATGGCTAACAAAGGCACTATTTTCCTGGATGAAATCGGTGAGCTGGACCTGAACAGCCAGGTAAAGCTGCTGCGGGTGTTGCAGGACAGGACCTATGAAGTACTTGGTGACAGCCGCTCCCGCAAGCTGGATATTCGTGTGGTATGCGCAACCAACCGCAACCTGGAGCAACTGGTAGAGGAAGGGAAGTTCAGAGAAGACCTGTTTTATCGTATCAACCTCATAAAAGTAAAGCTGCCCTCGCTGCGGGAACGGCCGGATGATATTCCCCTGCTGGTGCAGTTCTTTATAAGCAACCTGAAAAGGACATACAACCGTCCGGAGCTGGAGATAAGTCAGAGAGCCCTTTACTGGCTAAAGGAGCTACCCTTGCCCGGCAACATCCGCGAGCTTAAAAACCTGGTAGAGCGGACCGTGCTGGTATCGGAAAGCGAAATTTTAGAGGCCGAAGACTTTCAGGCCCAGGCACAGCAAGGGCCTGCCAAAGCAGGCGATAAAGCATTGCCAGCAGTGGGCACTATGACCTTAGATGAAATGGAGGCTTCCATGATCCGGAAATCTATGCTGTTTTACCACAACAACATTAGCAAAGTAGCCAGAGCACTGGGGTTAAGCCGTGCTGCTTTATACCGTCGCCTCGAAAAATTTGGCATCCCGTATGACATTACAGATTAA